A window of Microbacterium luteolum contains these coding sequences:
- a CDS encoding Gfo/Idh/MocA family oxidoreductase translates to MHPVGFVGTGFHARTNLLPAAALAGVEIVGMASRNAERSAATLVRAGFGDARPYGSVGDMVADNPHLDRVIVCAQPSDQPAIVRELMDAGVHVLAEKPLGLDAGEARALADHATSREVVLRVAFMKRYAPAVLALQELLATAQLGPLLSFDVRFGADAGAFAPTTADFIRLAAIHHVDLVRFLFGDVERVDVAFAGSDLAATVLVTVRMRSGVVGTLHLTNGPGHTSELDITTITCERGMVTMTDTRELVVRRGAVGGGDWRRPREQSTSLTPAVSTMSGGAQDLVLRGFVDEIAAFATGDLGRDDRSAEENVRTMELVDAIVRQLPPDRAAGENTGGA, encoded by the coding sequence ATGCACCCTGTCGGTTTCGTCGGGACGGGCTTCCATGCGCGGACCAACCTCCTGCCCGCGGCTGCGCTCGCGGGTGTCGAGATCGTAGGCATGGCGAGCCGCAACGCGGAGCGCTCCGCTGCGACACTCGTCCGCGCAGGCTTCGGGGACGCGCGCCCGTACGGCAGCGTCGGCGACATGGTGGCCGACAATCCTCACCTCGATCGGGTGATCGTCTGCGCCCAGCCATCCGATCAGCCAGCGATCGTCCGGGAGCTGATGGACGCCGGGGTGCATGTGCTCGCCGAGAAGCCGCTCGGGCTGGATGCCGGCGAAGCGAGGGCGCTCGCCGACCACGCGACGAGCCGAGAGGTCGTGCTCCGGGTGGCCTTCATGAAGCGGTATGCGCCGGCAGTACTCGCCCTTCAGGAGCTGCTGGCGACCGCGCAACTCGGGCCCCTGCTCTCCTTCGACGTGCGCTTCGGTGCAGACGCGGGCGCCTTCGCCCCGACCACGGCGGACTTCATCCGACTCGCGGCGATCCATCACGTGGACCTCGTGCGCTTCCTCTTCGGCGACGTCGAGCGGGTCGATGTCGCCTTCGCGGGAAGCGACCTGGCCGCCACGGTGCTCGTGACCGTGCGCATGCGCTCCGGTGTCGTCGGCACCCTGCACCTCACCAACGGTCCCGGACACACGAGCGAGCTCGACATCACCACGATCACCTGCGAACGCGGCATGGTGACGATGACCGACACGCGAGAGCTGGTCGTGCGCCGCGGGGCCGTCGGCGGTGGCGACTGGCGCCGTCCGCGCGAGCAGAGTACGTCCCTGACGCCGGCCGTGAGCACGATGTCGGGCGGTGCGCAGGACCTGGTGCTGCGTGGCTTCGTCGACGAGATCGCAGCGTTCGCCACCGGCGACCTGGGTCGTGACGACCGGAGTGCGGAGGAGAACGTGCGGACCATGGAGCTCGTCGACGCGATCGTGCGACAGCTGCCGCCGGATCGCGCCGCAGGCGAGAACACCGGCGGCGCCTGA
- a CDS encoding error-prone DNA polymerase yields the protein MGWHNPPQTWSELERTLSGEEPAPRQGVEPPATRPDPGPVSRRRQRTPLTGISRPADAVPYAELHVHSSYSFLDGASAPEDLLAEAERLGLTALALTDHDGFYGAARFADQAELMKSPLQTVYGAELSLDLPAPQRGSPDPAGEHLLVLARGMEGYHRLSGAITAAQLRGGEKGRPVYDIDELAASAGGQWTILTGCRKGAVRRGLEVGDAATPLRSLVDLFGADHVAVELFDHGDPQDTRRNDALAELARRMRLPVVATNNVHYAGPAQAPLAEAVAAVRAVRSMDELDGWLPAHGGAHLRSGAEMSARFQRYPGAISYGLELAAASAFPLRLARPALPKQKVPEGHTPMSWLRHLVWEAVPSKYPRLKDEEHRRIERELDVIEEKDFPGYFLIVHGIVAEARRRGILCQGRGSAAASAVCYLLGITAVDPILYGLPFERFLATTRTEEPDIDVDFDSRRREEIIQWVYGEYGRERAAQVANVIQYRPKNAVRDMARALGHSPGQQDAWSRQVDGWGTGLEPSEGHDIPENVLAYAGELLKAPRHLGIHSGGMVLTARPVGEVVPVEHARMENRTVIQWDKDDAAFMGLVKFDLLGLGMLAALQHCFDMILEATGERWTLETLPKEEPAVYDMLCRADSIGVFQVESRAQIGLLPRLQPRSFYDLTIQIALIRPGPIQGGAVHPFVRRKMAKDRLDEENRERIARGEEPVDFPIPYPHSDLEPILKRTLGIPIFQEQLIQMATAVGDCTADEADLLRRAMGSKRGLEKIERVREKLYAGMARRGLDLDASDRIYAQIQAFSNFGFAESHSLSFALLVYASSWLKLHYPAAFLAGLLRSQPMGFYSGATLTADARRHGVEVRRPDLHASGATETLEPLAEPTGRPTGRDDCLDTPQPPTLRFDRDAPDESASHRRDGGHAVRLGLSGIRGIGVPLAEKIVAEREANGLYRDLHDLVRRTDATAAQLEALATAGAFACLGLERREAIWLAGAAADDRSRFLPGTSVAVQPPLFADQTSYERLSADLWATGVSTDDHPMAHFRGALRDRGVLTAADLRAHESGRRIEVAGLVTHRQRPATASGITFMNLEDESGLVNVVCSTGVWNRYRRVARDSPALIIRGILERSEEGVVNVLADAFEDLRTGLTHRSRDFR from the coding sequence ATGGGCTGGCACAATCCCCCGCAGACCTGGAGCGAGCTCGAGCGCACCCTCAGCGGAGAGGAGCCGGCCCCGCGGCAGGGGGTCGAGCCGCCCGCCACACGACCCGACCCCGGACCGGTGAGCCGACGACGGCAGCGCACACCGCTCACCGGCATATCCCGGCCGGCCGATGCGGTGCCCTACGCCGAGCTGCACGTGCACTCCTCGTACTCGTTCCTCGACGGCGCCTCCGCCCCGGAGGATCTCCTCGCCGAGGCCGAGCGCCTCGGGCTCACGGCCCTCGCCCTCACCGACCACGACGGCTTCTACGGCGCCGCACGGTTCGCCGACCAGGCCGAGCTCATGAAGTCGCCGCTGCAGACGGTGTACGGCGCCGAGCTGTCCCTCGATCTCCCCGCTCCGCAGCGGGGCAGCCCCGATCCCGCTGGTGAGCATCTGCTGGTCCTCGCGCGCGGGATGGAGGGCTATCACCGCCTCTCCGGCGCGATCACCGCCGCCCAGCTGCGCGGGGGCGAGAAGGGGCGCCCGGTCTACGACATCGACGAGCTCGCGGCGAGCGCGGGTGGGCAGTGGACGATCCTGACCGGATGCCGCAAGGGCGCGGTGCGTCGGGGACTCGAGGTCGGCGATGCCGCGACCCCGCTCCGGAGCCTCGTCGATCTGTTCGGCGCCGACCACGTCGCCGTCGAGCTCTTCGACCACGGGGATCCGCAGGACACCCGTCGCAACGACGCCCTCGCCGAACTCGCCCGGCGGATGCGGCTGCCCGTGGTGGCGACCAACAACGTGCACTACGCCGGTCCTGCCCAGGCCCCGCTCGCCGAGGCGGTGGCCGCTGTCCGTGCGGTCCGCAGCATGGACGAGCTCGACGGATGGCTGCCCGCGCACGGCGGCGCGCACCTGCGCAGCGGAGCGGAGATGTCGGCGCGCTTCCAGCGCTACCCCGGCGCGATCTCGTACGGCCTCGAGCTGGCAGCGGCATCCGCGTTCCCGCTGCGACTCGCGCGACCGGCGCTGCCGAAGCAGAAGGTGCCGGAGGGGCACACGCCGATGAGCTGGCTGCGGCATCTGGTGTGGGAGGCCGTGCCGTCGAAGTATCCCCGACTGAAAGACGAGGAGCATCGCCGGATCGAGCGGGAGCTCGACGTCATCGAGGAGAAGGACTTCCCCGGCTACTTCCTCATCGTGCACGGCATCGTCGCCGAAGCACGGCGGCGCGGCATCCTCTGCCAGGGACGAGGGTCCGCTGCGGCGAGCGCGGTCTGCTACCTGCTGGGCATCACCGCCGTCGACCCCATCCTCTACGGCCTCCCCTTCGAGCGGTTCCTCGCCACCACCCGGACAGAGGAGCCCGACATCGACGTGGACTTCGACTCCCGCCGCCGGGAGGAGATCATCCAGTGGGTGTACGGAGAGTACGGCAGGGAGCGCGCGGCCCAGGTCGCGAACGTCATCCAGTACCGTCCGAAGAACGCGGTGCGCGACATGGCAAGGGCGCTCGGGCATTCACCGGGGCAGCAGGATGCCTGGTCGCGGCAGGTCGACGGCTGGGGCACGGGCCTGGAGCCGTCGGAGGGTCACGACATCCCCGAGAACGTGCTCGCCTACGCGGGCGAGCTGCTGAAGGCGCCGCGCCACCTGGGCATCCACTCGGGCGGCATGGTGCTCACGGCGCGACCCGTCGGCGAGGTCGTTCCTGTCGAGCATGCCCGCATGGAGAACCGCACGGTGATCCAGTGGGACAAGGATGACGCCGCCTTCATGGGACTGGTGAAGTTCGATCTGCTGGGCCTCGGGATGCTCGCCGCGCTCCAGCACTGCTTCGACATGATCCTCGAGGCCACCGGTGAGCGGTGGACGCTGGAGACCCTCCCCAAGGAGGAGCCAGCGGTCTACGACATGCTGTGCCGAGCGGACTCGATCGGGGTCTTCCAGGTCGAGTCGCGCGCGCAGATCGGGCTGCTCCCCCGCCTGCAGCCGCGGAGCTTCTACGACCTCACCATCCAGATCGCTCTCATCCGCCCCGGCCCCATCCAGGGCGGGGCCGTGCATCCGTTCGTCCGGCGCAAGATGGCCAAGGACCGCCTCGACGAGGAGAACCGGGAGCGGATCGCCCGCGGCGAGGAGCCGGTGGACTTCCCCATCCCCTACCCGCACAGCGATCTCGAACCGATCCTGAAGCGCACACTGGGGATCCCCATCTTCCAGGAGCAGCTCATCCAGATGGCCACGGCGGTCGGCGACTGCACCGCAGACGAGGCCGACCTGCTGCGTCGGGCCATGGGCTCGAAGCGGGGCCTGGAGAAGATCGAGAGAGTGCGCGAGAAGCTCTACGCGGGAATGGCCAGGCGCGGGCTCGACCTCGACGCCTCCGATCGCATCTATGCGCAGATCCAGGCGTTCTCGAACTTCGGTTTCGCGGAGTCGCATTCGCTGTCGTTCGCGCTGCTCGTCTATGCCAGCTCCTGGTTGAAGCTGCACTATCCCGCCGCGTTCCTCGCCGGGCTCCTGCGCTCGCAGCCGATGGGCTTCTACTCCGGGGCGACACTGACCGCCGATGCGCGACGGCACGGGGTGGAGGTCCGCCGCCCCGATCTGCATGCCTCGGGCGCGACGGAGACGCTGGAGCCGCTCGCCGAGCCCACCGGGCGGCCGACCGGCAGGGACGACTGCCTCGACACTCCGCAGCCTCCGACGCTCCGCTTCGACCGAGACGCCCCCGACGAGTCGGCCTCCCATCGCCGGGACGGCGGGCACGCGGTGCGACTGGGGCTCAGCGGCATCCGCGGGATCGGCGTGCCCCTGGCCGAGAAGATCGTCGCCGAGCGCGAGGCCAACGGCCTCTACCGCGACCTGCACGACCTGGTGCGGCGCACGGATGCCACCGCCGCACAACTGGAGGCTCTCGCCACCGCCGGCGCGTTCGCCTGCCTCGGGCTGGAGCGGCGGGAGGCGATCTGGCTCGCGGGTGCGGCCGCCGACGACCGGTCGCGCTTCCTTCCCGGCACCTCCGTCGCCGTGCAGCCGCCCCTGTTCGCCGATCAGACCAGCTACGAACGGCTCTCCGCAGACCTCTGGGCGACCGGCGTCTCGACCGATGACCACCCGATGGCACACTTCCGCGGCGCGCTCCGCGACAGAGGTGTGCTGACCGCCGCCGATCTGCGCGCGCACGAATCAGGACGGCGCATCGAGGTCGCCGGCCTCGTCACCCACCGTCAGCGGCCGGCGACGGCCTCCGGGATCACGTTCATGAACCTCGAGGATGAGAGCGGGCTGGTGAACGTCGTCTGCTCGACCGGCGTATGGAACCGCTATCGGCGCGTGGCCCGCGACTCTCCGGCGCTCATCATCCGCGGCATCCTGGAGCGTTCAGAGGAGGGGGTCGTGAACGTGCTCGCCGATGCCTTCGAGGATCTGCGCACCGGGCTCACGCATCGATCCAGGGACTTCCGCTGA
- a CDS encoding DNA polymerase Y family protein, translating into MNTPLRVLVLWFPDWPLRAALGGPPPHPPTALVQANTIVACTASAREHGVRTGQRRRVAQGHLSSLRVLPHDPARDERAFLPVLQLIEKHAPGVALLRPGLAILRARGISRYHGGEAEAAGALAAVLAEAGLPEVRIGVADGPFTAEIAARGRDACTVVPPGRSQEFLAPYPVQVLRDEQIAGLLVRLGVRTLGEFTALAPLDVRDRFGEHGARLHALAAGADSRPLTPRPPDPELVRSIEFESPLGGTDQVAFAVRQTADAVLLALGDASVVCTEVRIDMTDDNGTVFSRTWLHPTCFDASDLVDRVRWQLEALAAQSAKEPVDEARAFGGILAVRIVPVAVDDAAHHQPGLFGSGTDERLHHAVSRVQTMLGHQGVVTAALAGGRWLADRQVLTPWGERAVAPRDPGSPWPGSLPDPLPAEVFLPPRPIGVLAADGAAISVDDRGALSQEPARIDGVAVQAWAGPWPVHERRWTSDGGRRGHRLQIVDDHDHAWLVFRTGERWWVEGRYR; encoded by the coding sequence ATGAACACCCCGCTCCGCGTCCTCGTGCTGTGGTTCCCGGACTGGCCGCTGCGCGCCGCTCTGGGCGGTCCGCCTCCCCATCCGCCCACCGCGCTGGTGCAGGCGAACACGATCGTCGCCTGCACGGCCTCGGCCAGGGAGCACGGCGTGCGCACCGGTCAGCGCCGCCGCGTCGCGCAGGGGCATCTCTCCTCGCTGCGGGTGCTTCCGCACGACCCGGCGCGGGACGAGCGCGCCTTCCTCCCGGTGCTGCAGCTCATCGAGAAGCATGCGCCGGGCGTCGCCCTGCTGCGTCCTGGCCTCGCGATCCTCCGCGCCAGGGGCATCTCCCGCTATCACGGCGGAGAGGCCGAAGCGGCCGGAGCCCTCGCCGCCGTGCTCGCGGAAGCGGGTCTGCCCGAGGTGCGCATCGGCGTCGCCGACGGTCCCTTCACCGCCGAGATCGCCGCACGGGGCCGCGACGCCTGCACCGTCGTCCCGCCGGGGCGGTCGCAGGAGTTCCTCGCGCCCTACCCCGTGCAGGTGCTGCGGGACGAGCAGATCGCCGGCCTCCTCGTCCGCCTCGGCGTGCGCACTCTCGGCGAGTTCACCGCGCTCGCCCCGCTCGATGTGCGCGACCGCTTCGGCGAGCACGGCGCGCGCCTGCATGCGCTCGCCGCCGGCGCCGATTCCCGGCCGCTGACGCCTCGCCCTCCCGACCCCGAGCTGGTGCGGAGCATCGAGTTCGAGTCCCCGCTGGGCGGAACGGATCAGGTGGCCTTCGCCGTGCGGCAGACGGCGGATGCCGTGCTCCTCGCCCTCGGAGACGCCTCGGTCGTCTGCACCGAGGTGCGGATCGACATGACGGACGACAACGGGACGGTCTTCTCCCGCACGTGGCTGCATCCGACCTGCTTCGACGCCTCCGACCTGGTCGACCGCGTGCGCTGGCAGCTGGAGGCGCTGGCCGCGCAGTCGGCGAAGGAGCCCGTCGACGAGGCGCGGGCGTTCGGCGGCATCCTGGCGGTGCGCATCGTCCCGGTCGCCGTCGACGACGCCGCCCACCATCAGCCCGGACTCTTCGGCTCCGGCACCGATGAGCGGCTGCATCACGCGGTCTCCCGCGTGCAGACCATGCTGGGGCATCAGGGCGTGGTCACCGCCGCGCTCGCCGGAGGCCGCTGGCTCGCCGATCGTCAGGTGCTCACCCCGTGGGGCGAGCGCGCCGTCGCCCCTCGCGATCCCGGCTCCCCGTGGCCCGGAAGCCTGCCCGACCCGCTCCCCGCCGAGGTCTTCCTGCCGCCGCGCCCCATCGGGGTGCTCGCCGCCGACGGCGCCGCGATCAGCGTCGACGACCGGGGCGCTCTCTCCCAGGAGCCCGCCCGCATCGACGGCGTCGCCGTGCAGGCCTGGGCCGGCCCCTGGCCCGTGCACGAGCGCCGCTGGACATCCGATGGAGGCAGACGAGGGCACCGGCTCCAGATCGTCGACGATCACGACCACGCCTGGCTCGTCTTCCGCACCGGCGAGCGCTGGTGGGTCGAGGGGAGGTATCGCTGA
- a CDS encoding prepilin peptidase, with translation MDPRLALVALVHGALLGIGGWLTVIDIRTHRLPNRIVLPTLASLILLVVIDAVVSAQSAPMIRALLGLLVLAGFYALLRLISRSGMGGGDVKLAAVIGLVLGWHGWQQLAIGAASAFVLGSLFALALMLLRRADGATRIAFGPWMIAGALLGILVG, from the coding sequence ATGGACCCTCGGCTCGCGCTCGTCGCCCTCGTGCACGGCGCGCTGCTGGGCATCGGCGGATGGCTGACCGTGATCGACATCCGCACGCATCGGCTGCCGAATCGGATCGTGCTGCCGACCCTCGCGTCGCTGATCCTCCTCGTCGTGATCGACGCCGTGGTCTCGGCGCAGAGCGCTCCGATGATCCGCGCTCTCCTCGGTCTGCTCGTCCTCGCCGGGTTCTACGCCCTGCTGCGGTTGATCAGCCGCTCGGGGATGGGCGGAGGCGACGTCAAGCTCGCCGCGGTCATCGGACTCGTCCTGGGATGGCACGGCTGGCAGCAGCTCGCGATCGGCGCGGCCTCCGCCTTCGTGCTGGGCTCCCTCTTCGCCCTCGCCCTGATGCTCTTGCGCCGGGCGGACGGCGCCACCCGCATCGCGTTCGGACCGTGGATGATCGCGGGCGCGCTCCTCGGCATCCTCGTCGGATGA
- a CDS encoding response regulator — protein sequence MALARLHGGPLDGQIIPLGDADDKLIVPYSETQVVYNRRGEPQNTGPEDGPTEIDYWFDEALEDLTLNDDD from the coding sequence ATGGCACTCGCACGACTTCACGGCGGCCCGCTCGACGGGCAGATCATCCCCCTCGGCGACGCGGACGACAAGCTGATCGTCCCCTACAGCGAGACGCAGGTGGTGTACAACCGCCGCGGCGAGCCGCAGAACACGGGACCCGAGGACGGTCCCACCGAGATCGACTACTGGTTCGACGAAGCCCTCGAGGATCTCACCCTCAACGATGACGACTGA
- a CDS encoding CYTH domain-containing protein codes for MTTEPSRTVEVERKYDVDIDTPLPGWEDIPGVDAVTAGEERALDARYFDTADGALARSGVALRRRTGGPDEGWHVKGPRQGDGRLELGWPLGEGDGLPDAVAATVSAWTTEPLAPLARIENDRTAYLLTGPDGVVAEFVDDRVRATDLRGGVQREWREWEMELGPAAPTDVAGREAFFAAVERAVRAAGGRHSASGSKLARALGF; via the coding sequence ATGACGACTGAGCCGTCTCGCACGGTCGAGGTCGAGCGAAAGTACGACGTCGACATCGACACGCCGCTGCCCGGCTGGGAGGACATCCCCGGCGTCGACGCCGTCACGGCGGGTGAGGAGCGGGCGCTGGACGCCCGGTACTTCGACACCGCAGACGGCGCCCTCGCGCGCTCCGGAGTCGCACTCCGCCGCCGCACCGGCGGCCCGGACGAGGGCTGGCACGTGAAGGGGCCGAGGCAGGGCGACGGACGACTCGAGCTCGGCTGGCCGCTCGGAGAGGGCGACGGGCTTCCCGACGCCGTCGCCGCGACCGTCTCGGCCTGGACCACCGAGCCCCTCGCACCGCTCGCCCGGATCGAGAACGACCGCACCGCGTATCTGCTCACCGGCCCCGACGGGGTCGTGGCGGAGTTCGTCGACGATCGGGTCCGCGCCACCGACCTCCGCGGAGGAGTGCAGCGCGAATGGCGGGAGTGGGAGATGGAGCTCGGACCCGCAGCCCCGACCGACGTGGCCGGACGAGAGGCGTTCTTCGCCGCCGTCGAGCGGGCAGTGCGCGCCGCCGGAGGCCGTCATTCCGCATCCGGATCCAAGCTCGCCCGCGCGCTGGGGTTCTAG
- a CDS encoding type III polyketide synthase, giving the protein MSRPPVLRSLQTIVPDTVLHQDEVRDVFAAQPDLGRLAQRIVSTSFNVSGIDTRHTVIDELSLDSDVADPVFFDRRSGALLAPGTKARNEVYTREAARLFVDVARHALDADPDLEAADVTHVITVSCTGFHAPGPEYEIVRALGLSDSVQRYHLGFMGCYASMPALRAASQFCLADENAVVLVVSVELCTLHLRSSEDPDTIVASSLFADGAAAGIVTARDLPSAVTGLRLDRFHTAIAPEGEKAMAWTIGDTGFEMILATTVPQIIGETIIGALRPLYAPEDDLVAAFDDDAVGREVAHWAIHPGGRSILDRVQEKLHLSDAQLHPAREVLRKNGNMSSATVLFVLKRILEEEGAQAGDRVSAMAFGPGLTAESALMTVTASADS; this is encoded by the coding sequence ATGAGCCGACCGCCTGTGCTTCGATCGCTGCAGACGATCGTCCCCGACACCGTCCTCCACCAGGACGAGGTGCGCGACGTCTTCGCCGCGCAGCCCGATCTCGGGCGACTGGCGCAGCGGATCGTGTCGACCTCGTTCAACGTGTCGGGCATCGACACCCGCCACACCGTGATCGACGAGCTGTCGCTCGACTCCGACGTGGCGGATCCGGTCTTCTTCGACCGCCGGTCGGGAGCGCTCCTCGCGCCGGGGACGAAGGCGCGCAACGAGGTCTACACGCGCGAGGCGGCACGGCTCTTCGTCGACGTCGCCCGTCATGCGCTCGACGCCGACCCCGACCTCGAGGCCGCCGATGTGACGCATGTCATCACCGTCTCCTGCACCGGGTTCCACGCCCCCGGCCCGGAGTACGAGATCGTGCGGGCGCTCGGTCTGTCCGACAGCGTGCAGCGCTACCACCTCGGCTTCATGGGCTGCTACGCGTCGATGCCGGCGCTCCGTGCCGCGAGTCAGTTCTGCCTCGCGGACGAGAACGCCGTCGTCCTGGTGGTCAGCGTCGAGCTGTGCACCCTGCATCTGCGGTCCTCCGAGGACCCGGACACGATCGTCGCGTCCTCGTTGTTCGCCGACGGCGCGGCGGCGGGGATCGTGACGGCGCGGGATCTCCCGTCGGCGGTCACCGGCCTGCGCCTGGACCGCTTCCACACCGCGATCGCGCCGGAGGGCGAGAAGGCGATGGCCTGGACGATCGGCGACACCGGGTTCGAGATGATCCTGGCCACGACCGTGCCGCAGATCATCGGCGAGACGATCATCGGCGCGCTGCGTCCGCTGTACGCGCCGGAGGATGACCTGGTCGCCGCGTTCGACGACGATGCGGTCGGCCGGGAGGTCGCGCACTGGGCGATCCATCCGGGCGGGCGCAGCATCCTGGATCGCGTCCAGGAGAAGCTGCACCTCAGCGACGCGCAGCTGCACCCCGCCAGGGAGGTCCTGCGGAAGAACGGCAACATGTCCAGCGCGACCGTGCTGTTCGTGCTCAAGCGCATCCTCGAGGAGGAGGGCGCCCAGGCCGGCGATCGCGTCTCGGCGATGGCGTTCGGGCCGGGGCTGACGGCCGAGAGCGCCCTGATGACCGTCACGGCCTCCGCGGACTCATGA
- a CDS encoding methyltransferase domain-containing protein, which yields MSSGLSARDVGIRELMDDPRADERMLARTYGRFGFVNAVVSRPGLLYRRDIRPRAVGAPLRILDIGAGGGDLCRFLAGRLRRDGLEAEITALDTDERAIRWASAHDRGAGVRYRRALSTELVDAGETFDVVLSNHVLHHLDDAELQTVLEDSRRLLAPGGLAAHHDIARGRTAYALFAAATWPLSRNLLADSFIRVDGLLSIRRSHTVAELRAIVPRGWRVRGGVPSRLEVRWEDDRARP from the coding sequence ATGAGCTCGGGACTCTCGGCTCGAGACGTCGGCATCCGGGAGCTGATGGACGATCCGCGGGCGGACGAGCGGATGCTGGCGCGCACCTACGGGCGATTCGGCTTCGTGAACGCCGTGGTCTCGCGCCCCGGTCTGCTCTATCGCCGTGACATCCGTCCGAGGGCCGTCGGTGCGCCGTTGCGGATCCTCGACATCGGCGCCGGTGGCGGCGACCTGTGCCGGTTCCTCGCCGGACGGCTGCGCCGCGACGGGCTCGAGGCGGAGATCACGGCTCTCGACACGGATGAGCGCGCCATCCGGTGGGCTTCCGCGCACGATCGCGGTGCGGGGGTGCGCTACCGAAGGGCGCTGTCGACCGAGCTCGTCGACGCGGGGGAGACGTTCGACGTCGTGCTCTCCAACCATGTGCTGCACCATCTCGACGATGCGGAGCTGCAGACCGTGCTCGAGGACTCCCGGCGGCTTCTCGCCCCCGGTGGGCTGGCCGCGCATCACGACATCGCCCGCGGCCGCACCGCCTATGCGCTCTTCGCGGCGGCCACCTGGCCGCTCTCCCGGAACCTCCTGGCCGACTCCTTCATCCGCGTGGACGGGCTCCTCAGCATCCGCCGGTCCCACACGGTCGCGGAGCTCCGGGCGATCGTCCCGCGGGGCTGGCGGGTCCGCGGGGGTGTGCCGTCCCGACTGGAGGTGCGGTGGGAGGACGACCGTGCCCGACCATGA
- a CDS encoding FAD-dependent oxidoreductase has product MPDHDVLIVGAGPVGLLLACLLTQDGLRVVVCERRADADTRTRAIGIHRPGLDALEAAGLGAEVRAEALRLDGGEVRSRRRTLASLAFPPERPVLILPQPRTDALLRARLRALAPDALRSGWAVRAVDPAGEVVRVAVDAPDGARELTARCVVVADGVRSRVREGLGLGWSRRSGRATYAMVDVADAETDARAVLHCEPSGLVESFPLPGGGRRWVARQGAGEQLGTPDAFRSAVEARTGIRLELADDARPTVFEAAQHVARRTSQGRVVLLGDAAHEISPIGGQGMNLGWTDAVRLARELARSLPGRMPDLTGYDRDLRRGTRIVQRRSAFYMSMGAPAPIGVAVPRELVIRTMGTRPLRRWSAGLITMRGL; this is encoded by the coding sequence GTGCCCGACCATGACGTGCTCATCGTCGGCGCGGGCCCGGTGGGTCTGCTGCTGGCGTGCCTGCTGACGCAGGACGGACTGCGGGTGGTCGTCTGCGAGCGTCGCGCGGATGCCGACACGCGCACCCGTGCGATCGGCATCCATCGGCCGGGGCTCGACGCGCTGGAGGCTGCCGGTCTCGGCGCCGAGGTCCGGGCCGAGGCGCTGCGCCTCGACGGGGGAGAGGTGCGCAGCCGTCGGCGGACCCTGGCGTCGCTCGCCTTCCCGCCCGAGCGGCCCGTTCTGATCCTCCCGCAGCCGCGTACCGACGCGCTGCTGAGAGCACGACTGCGGGCGCTCGCGCCGGATGCGCTGCGCTCCGGATGGGCCGTACGCGCGGTCGATCCGGCGGGGGAGGTCGTGCGCGTCGCGGTCGATGCCCCGGACGGGGCCCGCGAGCTGACCGCCCGCTGCGTCGTGGTGGCCGACGGAGTGCGGAGCCGCGTGCGCGAGGGTCTCGGACTCGGGTGGAGCCGTCGGAGCGGGCGCGCGACCTACGCGATGGTCGACGTCGCCGATGCGGAGACGGATGCCCGCGCCGTGCTGCACTGCGAGCCGTCTGGCCTCGTCGAATCCTTCCCGCTGCCGGGGGGAGGGCGCCGGTGGGTGGCGCGCCAGGGAGCAGGGGAGCAGCTCGGCACCCCGGACGCCTTCCGCAGCGCGGTCGAGGCCCGGACCGGCATCCGCTTGGAACTCGCGGATGACGCACGGCCGACCGTCTTCGAAGCCGCGCAGCATGTCGCTCGGCGCACCTCGCAGGGACGCGTGGTCCTCCTCGGCGACGCGGCGCACGAGATCAGTCCGATCGGCGGTCAGGGGATGAATCTGGGCTGGACGGATGCCGTGCGGTTGGCGCGGGAGCTCGCGCGATCGCTGCCCGGGCGGATGCCGGACCTCACGGGGTACGACCGCGACCTGCGTCGAGGGACGCGCATCGTCCAGCGCCGGTCCGCCTTCTATATGTCGATGGGAGCTCCGGCGCCGATCGGTGTCGCGGTTCCGCGGGAGCTCGTCATCCGGACGATGGGGACACGGCCGCTGCGCCGGTGGTCCGCCGGGCTCATCACGATGCGGGGTCTCTGA